One segment of Streptosporangium brasiliense DNA contains the following:
- a CDS encoding anti-sigma factor family protein — translation MISCRDYQSLLGMHALGRLPKTETATLLAHADGCPGCRAELDGLRAMAGALGHADPDRVSRLPAPPPWLRESVLTAVGTRHARRRRRRLAWAGGLAAAAAIAGVTLLSGLSGTDRPTVAYGSGGMRVSAELDARQWGTAVDLSVSGLTTGQRYLVWLEHRDGSRIPAGSFTARGMGLTMELSAAVQGDEVVALGLSTVPGGPAVLRALISR, via the coding sequence GTGATTAGCTGCCGCGACTATCAGTCCCTTCTCGGGATGCATGCACTCGGCCGCCTGCCGAAGACCGAGACCGCCACGCTGCTCGCGCACGCCGACGGCTGCCCAGGCTGCCGGGCCGAGCTGGACGGGCTGCGCGCGATGGCCGGCGCGCTCGGCCACGCCGACCCCGACCGCGTGTCCCGGCTGCCCGCGCCGCCGCCCTGGCTGCGCGAGAGCGTGCTGACCGCCGTCGGCACCCGGCACGCGCGCAGGCGCCGGCGCAGGCTGGCCTGGGCCGGAGGGCTGGCGGCGGCGGCCGCGATCGCGGGGGTGACGTTGCTTTCCGGGCTGTCCGGCACGGACAGGCCCACGGTGGCGTACGGATCGGGCGGTATGCGGGTCTCCGCCGAGTTGGACGCCCGCCAGTGGGGCACGGCCGTGGATCTGTCGGTCAGCGGCCTGACCACCGGCCAGCGCTACCTCGTCTGGCTGGAGCACCGCGACGGCAGCCGGATCCCGGCGGGGAGCTTCACCGCGAGGGGCATGGGCCTGACCATGGAGCTGTCGGCGGCCGTGCAGGGCGACGAGGTGGTCGCGCTCGGCCTGAGCACCGTACCCGGCGGCCCGGCCGTGCTCCGCGCGCTGATCAGCCGTTGA
- a CDS encoding sigma-70 family RNA polymerase sigma factor encodes MRLDDEATLRTVYDDHGGELFAFASRSLGDPGLAEDAVQETFVRAWRTAARYDHRQSSPRTWLFAICRNVVIDLMRARSVRPQLSAEQEKDLPAGNDLEGLLLGMQVEEALRRLSPEQRHILVEVHLRDRAPAEVAAELRIPPGTVRSRVFYALKALRLVMEEMGWDGD; translated from the coding sequence GTGCGGCTGGATGACGAGGCCACGTTGCGGACGGTCTACGACGATCACGGAGGCGAGCTGTTCGCCTTTGCCAGCAGGTCGCTCGGCGACCCTGGGCTGGCCGAGGACGCGGTGCAGGAGACCTTCGTCCGCGCCTGGCGTACCGCGGCCCGCTACGACCACCGGCAGTCGTCCCCGCGCACCTGGCTCTTCGCGATCTGCAGGAATGTGGTGATCGACCTCATGCGGGCGCGGTCCGTGCGGCCGCAGCTCTCGGCCGAGCAGGAGAAGGACCTGCCGGCGGGCAACGATCTGGAGGGGCTGCTGCTCGGCATGCAGGTCGAGGAAGCGCTGCGACGCCTGTCGCCGGAGCAGCGGCACATCCTGGTGGAGGTCCATCTGCGTGACCGGGCGCCCGCCGAGGTCGCCGCCGAACTGCGCATTCCTCCGGGTACGGTGCGCAGCAGGGTGTTCTACGCGCTCAAGGCGCTCCGCCTGGTCATGGAGGAGATGGGGTGGGACGGTGATTAG
- a CDS encoding DUF4396 domain-containing protein — protein sequence MTWRAAASATLHCLTGCAIGEVLGMVIGTALGWSNTPTIVLAVILAFFFGYALTIVGLRKSGLGWRELVRLALAADTVSIIVMEIVDNGVMMVVPGAMDAGLTSVLFWGALAFSLLVAFLVTTPINKWIIGKGKGHAVVHAYHH from the coding sequence GTGACGTGGCGGGCGGCGGCGTCGGCGACCCTGCACTGCCTCACCGGATGTGCCATCGGCGAGGTGCTCGGCATGGTGATCGGCACGGCCCTGGGCTGGTCCAACACGCCGACCATCGTCCTGGCCGTCATCCTGGCCTTCTTCTTCGGTTACGCGCTCACCATCGTGGGACTGCGCAAGTCCGGTCTCGGCTGGCGCGAGCTCGTACGGCTGGCCCTCGCCGCCGACACCGTGTCCATCATCGTCATGGAGATCGTCGACAACGGAGTGATGATGGTGGTGCCCGGCGCCATGGACGCCGGCCTCACCTCGGTCCTGTTCTGGGGCGCTCTCGCGTTCTCCCTGCTGGTGGCCTTCCTCGTCACCACCCCGATCAACAAGTGGATCATCGGCAAGGGCAAGGGACACGCGGTGGTCCACGCCTACCACCACTGA